A region from the Sporichthyaceae bacterium genome encodes:
- a CDS encoding CNNM domain-containing protein, translating into MSGALLVSVLLLAANAFFVAASFALVSARRSQIEPWAAAGSRRARRALHAMEHLAEQMAGAQLGITVCSVGLGALAEPALSDLLDGPVRGVGLPSGSVEPIAFVLALLIVVFAHVLLGEMVPKNFTLALPERTVVALGPPLSRFSRALGPVLFAIRGSANAVLRVLRISPTDAVEHAFGLPEVAAMAAESHREGLLDDEEYRLMARALDFTTARAADVAIPMAKLHTLPVGAGSARVEELAVRTRHMRFPVLDPAGRVVGYVHAKDLLHGVNGDGRGTPQLRPLPVIAAETPLPEALTMLREARAPMAVIGNRARPTGVLTLDDVVVALVRAGRPTPPVAP; encoded by the coding sequence ATGAGCGGGGCGCTGCTGGTGTCGGTGCTGCTGTTGGCCGCCAATGCCTTTTTCGTCGCTGCTTCCTTCGCGCTCGTGTCGGCCCGACGCTCGCAGATCGAGCCGTGGGCCGCGGCCGGATCGCGGCGGGCGCGCCGGGCCCTGCACGCGATGGAACACCTGGCCGAGCAGATGGCCGGTGCGCAACTGGGCATCACGGTGTGCTCGGTGGGTTTGGGTGCGCTCGCCGAACCTGCGCTGTCCGACCTGCTCGACGGGCCGGTACGTGGCGTCGGCCTGCCCAGCGGCTCGGTTGAGCCGATCGCGTTCGTGCTGGCGCTGCTGATCGTGGTGTTCGCCCATGTGCTGCTCGGCGAGATGGTGCCGAAGAACTTCACGCTCGCGCTGCCGGAGCGCACGGTGGTGGCCCTCGGCCCGCCGCTGAGCCGGTTCTCCCGGGCCCTGGGCCCGGTGCTCTTCGCGATCCGGGGCAGCGCCAATGCTGTGCTGCGGGTGCTGCGGATTTCACCGACCGACGCGGTGGAGCACGCCTTCGGGCTGCCGGAGGTGGCCGCCATGGCCGCCGAGTCGCACCGGGAGGGCCTGCTGGATGACGAGGAGTACCGCTTGATGGCCCGAGCGCTGGACTTCACCACCGCGCGGGCCGCGGACGTCGCGATCCCGATGGCGAAGCTGCACACCCTGCCGGTCGGGGCCGGTTCCGCCCGGGTGGAAGAGCTCGCCGTGCGGACCCGACACATGCGCTTCCCGGTACTGGACCCGGCGGGCCGAGTGGTGGGCTATGTACACGCGAAAGACCTGTTGCACGGGGTCAATGGGGACGGTCGCGGGACCCCGCAGCTACGCCCACTGCCGGTGATCGCGGCGGAAACCCCATTGCCGGAGGCGCTGACCATGCTGCGCGAGGCGCGAGCCCCCATGGCGGTGATCGGCAACCGGGCCCGACCGACCGGTGTGCTCACCCTCGACGACGTGGTCGTGGCGCTCGTTCGAGCGGGTCGGCCGACCCCGCCCGTAGCCCCCTGA